From the Streptomyces sp. Tu 2975 genome, one window contains:
- a CDS encoding condensation domain-containing protein, whose product MVPALVVPLDGPLPLTPNGKLDRRALPVPDWSGMTGDARPVTPTQVRLAELFGEILKLADVGVHDSFFALGGHSMASMRLVGRIRTEFGVELSIRDVFDALTVAGIADKIEGAAAARPALRPVGHRADGAPAPVAPVQRPQWSSYRRHPAFDHALVLRSPGGLDPEALSAALADVVARHEPLRTVFTERDGAVLQQAGPAPQLETERCADLDARLAELAAEAPDLTREPPLRAGLLTGADGTQALLLTMHHLAADEWSVVPLFRDLTTAYAARTSGAEPGWQPLPVTYGDYTHWARETLGDLTDPDSLAGRQLAYWRQTLKDVPRSLELPADRPRTGATDRSGHACDHVGFVLDEQLHAGVDRLARATGTSMFMVLHSALSALLTAHGVGTDLPIGTMVAGRGDDQLADLVGCFFNTVVLRTDTAGDPAFTELLTRVRETTLGALDRGDVPFDEVARATGLPPGGPQVMVIHHEQADLAELEGGMGSFHAVPTGSARAELTLSFYEPRGDGPVHCELIHATGLLGRAEARRLADELHTLLRNVAADPEQPLSELFHREPMRSDEL is encoded by the coding sequence ATGGTGCCCGCCCTCGTCGTACCGCTGGACGGTCCGCTGCCGCTGACCCCCAACGGCAAGCTGGACCGCAGGGCACTGCCCGTCCCCGACTGGTCGGGGATGACCGGTGACGCCCGACCGGTCACCCCGACGCAGGTCCGACTGGCGGAGCTGTTCGGCGAGATCCTGAAGCTGGCGGACGTGGGTGTCCACGACAGCTTCTTCGCACTGGGTGGCCACTCCATGGCCTCCATGCGGCTCGTCGGCCGGATCCGCACCGAGTTCGGAGTCGAGCTGAGCATCCGCGACGTGTTCGACGCACTGACCGTCGCCGGCATCGCCGACAAGATCGAGGGCGCGGCGGCCGCCCGCCCGGCGCTGCGACCGGTCGGGCACCGCGCGGACGGCGCCCCCGCGCCCGTCGCTCCCGTACAGCGCCCGCAGTGGTCGTCGTACCGACGGCACCCGGCCTTCGACCACGCACTCGTGCTGCGCTCGCCCGGCGGGCTGGACCCCGAGGCGTTGTCCGCGGCGCTGGCGGATGTGGTGGCACGGCACGAACCGCTGCGCACCGTCTTCACCGAGCGGGACGGAGCCGTACTCCAGCAGGCCGGCCCGGCGCCGCAGCTGGAGACCGAGCGGTGCGCGGATCTCGACGCCCGTCTCGCCGAGCTCGCCGCGGAGGCACCGGACCTGACGCGGGAGCCCCCGCTGCGGGCCGGACTGCTCACCGGCGCGGACGGGACGCAGGCGCTGCTGCTGACCATGCACCACTTGGCCGCCGACGAATGGTCGGTCGTCCCGCTGTTCCGCGACCTCACCACCGCGTACGCGGCCAGGACCTCGGGTGCGGAGCCCGGATGGCAGCCCCTCCCGGTGACGTACGGCGACTACACCCACTGGGCGCGGGAGACGCTCGGCGACCTCACCGACCCGGACAGCCTGGCCGGTCGGCAACTCGCCTACTGGCGGCAGACGCTGAAGGACGTTCCCCGTTCCCTGGAGCTGCCGGCCGACCGGCCGCGCACCGGCGCGACGGACCGGTCCGGCCACGCCTGCGACCACGTCGGGTTCGTCCTCGACGAACAGCTCCACGCCGGCGTGGACCGGCTCGCCCGGGCCACCGGCACCAGCATGTTCATGGTGCTGCACTCGGCACTGTCGGCCCTGCTCACCGCCCACGGCGTCGGCACCGACCTGCCGATCGGCACCATGGTCGCCGGCCGTGGCGACGACCAGCTGGCCGATCTGGTCGGCTGCTTCTTCAACACGGTGGTGCTGCGCACCGACACCGCTGGTGACCCGGCCTTCACCGAACTGCTCACCCGGGTACGGGAGACGACGCTCGGCGCGCTGGACCGGGGGGACGTGCCCTTCGACGAGGTGGCGCGTGCGACCGGCCTGCCGCCCGGGGGACCACAGGTGATGGTGATCCACCACGAGCAGGCGGACCTGGCGGAGCTGGAGGGCGGCATGGGCTCCTTCCATGCCGTGCCGACCGGCTCGGCCAGGGCCGAGCTGACCTTGAGCTTCTACGAGCCGCGCGGCGACGGACCGGTGCACTGCGAGCTGATCCACGCCACCGGACTGCTCGGGCGGGCCGAGGCGCGGCGGCTCGCGGACGAACTTCACACGCTGCTGCGGAACGTGGCGGCCGACCCGGAACAGCCGCTCTCGGAACTGTTTCACCGTGAACCCATGAGGAGTGACGAGCTATGA
- a CDS encoding ABC transporter ATP-binding protein codes for MPIATGAQTLTVVGTLLRGHRLLTVSAVTVLVLGTGIGMLTAPLLGRIVDLVVAQRGPGSLTVPMILLLAVATARGMATAVGNSLVARLGETVLAGLRERFVERALRLPLQRVERAGSGDLTSRVTGDVTLMTKAVRQALPEFSGAVLTIVLTLVGLAVLDWRFLLAVLPAVPVHVLTVRWYIPRSSPVYAAHRVATGALQHQLLDSVGGVRTVRAFRLNSRHEQLLEQRSRDAVDLALRGIRLVSGFFSRLNLAEFVGLASVLVTGFLLVGNGSVSIGTATAAALYFHSLFNPVNAALFLIDEAQSAGASLARLVGVSSLPAEHDPAGAPAPVDGSVKVYGLGHAYVPGHPVLREVDLEVRDGERVALVGASGAGKTTLAKLIAGVHPPSGGSFSLGGVDAQELGPAGIRRAVTLISQEVHVFAGPLAEDLRLARPEATDEELRGALARVDALAWVEALPDGLGTVVGEGGHRLTVTQAQHLALARLVLADPPIAILDEATADAGSAGARTLEAAALKALEGRTALMVAHRLPQAATADRVVVLDGGRVVETGTHEELVAAGGRYGDLWSAWSDSRRQPGDDAAPRSAVKA; via the coding sequence CTGCCGATCGCCACCGGCGCCCAGACCCTCACCGTCGTCGGCACGTTGCTGCGCGGCCACCGGCTGCTGACCGTGTCCGCGGTGACCGTCCTCGTCCTCGGAACCGGCATCGGCATGCTGACCGCTCCCCTGCTGGGCCGCATCGTCGACCTGGTCGTCGCGCAGCGCGGCCCCGGCTCGCTCACGGTGCCGATGATCCTCCTTCTCGCCGTGGCGACGGCCAGGGGCATGGCCACCGCGGTCGGCAACTCGCTCGTCGCCCGGCTCGGCGAGACCGTGCTCGCGGGCCTGCGTGAGCGGTTCGTCGAGCGGGCGCTGCGGCTGCCTCTGCAACGGGTGGAGCGGGCCGGTTCCGGCGACCTGACGTCCCGGGTGACCGGCGACGTGACGCTCATGACGAAGGCGGTGCGCCAGGCACTGCCCGAGTTCAGCGGCGCCGTCCTCACCATCGTGCTCACCCTCGTCGGACTCGCCGTGCTGGACTGGCGTTTCCTCCTCGCCGTGCTGCCCGCCGTACCGGTCCACGTCCTCACCGTGCGGTGGTACATCCCCCGCTCCTCCCCCGTGTACGCGGCGCACCGGGTGGCGACCGGCGCCCTGCAGCACCAGCTCCTCGACAGCGTCGGCGGAGTGCGGACCGTGCGGGCGTTCCGGCTGAACAGCAGGCACGAGCAGCTGCTGGAGCAGCGGTCGAGGGACGCGGTCGACCTCGCGCTGCGCGGCATCCGGCTCGTGTCCGGCTTCTTCTCGCGGCTCAACCTCGCCGAATTCGTCGGTCTGGCGTCGGTCCTGGTCACCGGCTTCCTGCTGGTCGGCAACGGTTCCGTCAGCATCGGCACGGCGACCGCCGCGGCGCTCTACTTCCACAGCCTGTTCAACCCCGTCAACGCCGCGCTCTTCCTCATCGACGAGGCGCAGTCGGCCGGTGCGAGCCTCGCCCGCCTGGTCGGCGTGTCGAGCCTGCCCGCCGAGCACGATCCGGCCGGTGCCCCCGCACCGGTGGACGGTTCCGTCAAGGTGTACGGCCTCGGCCACGCGTACGTGCCCGGGCACCCGGTGCTGCGTGAGGTCGACCTCGAGGTGCGTGACGGCGAGCGGGTGGCGCTGGTCGGTGCCAGCGGGGCCGGGAAGACCACCCTGGCGAAGCTGATCGCCGGTGTCCATCCGCCGTCCGGCGGCTCGTTCAGCCTCGGCGGCGTCGACGCGCAGGAGCTCGGACCGGCCGGTATCCGGCGTGCGGTGACGTTGATCAGCCAGGAGGTCCATGTGTTCGCCGGACCGCTTGCGGAGGATCTGCGGCTGGCGCGGCCCGAGGCCACCGACGAGGAGCTGCGCGGCGCGCTCGCCCGCGTCGACGCCCTGGCCTGGGTGGAGGCGCTGCCGGACGGGCTCGGCACGGTCGTCGGTGAGGGCGGCCACCGCCTCACGGTGACCCAGGCCCAGCATCTGGCGCTGGCCCGCCTGGTCCTGGCCGATCCGCCGATCGCGATCCTCGACGAGGCCACGGCGGACGCGGGCAGTGCCGGGGCCCGCACCCTTGAAGCGGCCGCGCTCAAGGCGCTGGAAGGACGTACGGCGCTGATGGTGGCCCACCGGCTCCCCCAGGCGGCGACCGCCGACCGTGTCGTCGTCCTGGACGGGGGCCGGGTCGTCGAGACGGGCACGCACGAGGAGTTGGTGGCGGCCGGCGGCCGCTACGGCGATCTGTGGTCGGCGTGGTCCGACAGCCGCCGGCAGCCGGGTGACGACGCGGCGCCCCGTTCGGCCGTCAAGGCCTGA
- a CDS encoding MbtH family protein encodes MTTNPFEDPQGRFLVLVNDENQHSLWPSFAEVPPGWRIVFGEDTRDACLAYVEANWTDLRPASLIARQG; translated from the coding sequence ATGACGACCAACCCCTTCGAGGACCCGCAGGGCCGCTTCCTGGTCCTGGTCAACGACGAGAACCAGCATTCGCTGTGGCCCTCGTTCGCCGAGGTGCCCCCGGGGTGGCGCATCGTGTTCGGCGAGGACACCAGGGATGCCTGCCTCGCCTACGTGGAGGCCAACTGGACGGATCTGCGGCCGGCGAGCCTGATCGCGCGGCAGGGCTGA